The DNA window GACCAAGACGAAGAAGAGCGAGAATTGAGTTAGTAGTTCGTGGTTAGTGGTTCGTAGTTATTCCCATTCCGAAGTCGTTGGTGCATGGCAACAACCACGAACTACTAACTACAAACCTCAAACTATAAACTTCTCCTGATTCCCAGTTCAATACCCCGGAGTTCGGCCAGGCCGCGCAGGCGACCGATGGCGGAATAACCGGGGTATGTTGTTTTGGTCAGATCGTCCATCATCTGATGACCGTGGTCGGGGCGCATTGGAATCGCCGTGACGGATTCGCCCGCCTGTTCGCGACGTTGCTCTTCTAGCACCAGCGCCCGCACCACCGCATACATATCCACGTCGCCCGTCAGGTGATCGGCTTCGTGGAATGTCAGCGCACCGGGCAGATCGACGGGTTCGCGCTTTGTGGAGCGGAGGTGAATAAAGTGAATGCGCGATCCGAACCGTTCGGCCATACCGGGCAGATCATTATCAGCCCGTACCCCCAGCGACCCCGTACAAAACGTCAGCCCATTAGCCGATACGTCGCAGGCGGCAAACAGCTGGGCAATATCGGCTTCGGTACTGACCACGCGGGGCAAACCCAGCAGCGGCATCGGCGGATCGTCGGGGTGAATACACAGCCGCACGCCCAGTTCCTGCGCCAGCGGGGCCACTTCCCGAATGAAATAGTACAGGTTTTCGCGTAGCTGCGTGTCGCCGATGGCCTTATACTCGTCGAGCCGGGCCTGAAACGAATCAAACGAAAAGGCTTCGCCCGAACCGGGCAGTCCCAGCAGTACCGTATTGGCCAGCGCCGTGATAGCCTCGTCGGACATGGTAGCGTGCTGTTGCCGGGCGGCTTCAACGACAGCCGGGTCATAGTCCGCTACCGCACCGGGTCGCCGGAGAATGAACAGGTCGAACACGGCAAAATCTTCCCAGACAAACCGCAGGCCCCGCGACCCGTCGGGCATCTCGAACGACAGATTCGTGCGCGACCAGTCGAGCACGGGCATGAAATTATAACAGACCGTTTTGATGCCGCACTGTGCCAGATTTCGCAGCGACGCCCGGTAGGTGGCGATGTATTGATCGCGTTCGGGCAGGGCTTTCTTGATGGCTTCGTGAACCGGCAGGCTTTCCACCACCGACCAGTGAAGCGGGCAATAGCGGTCGTTGTCGGTTTCGATCAGGGCAATTCGCTCCTGAATAGCCTCGACCGACCATTCATCGCCGACCGGAATCTGGTGTAAAGCTGTAACCACGCCCGTACAGCCAGCCTGCCGGAGGGTCATCAGCGGAACCGGATCGGCGGGGCCAAACCAGCGCATCGTATGTTGCATAGAATCAATAGCTGGATTAATCTACCAGCATAAGTTTTGGGTAAATGGGTGCCGGTTCTAGCTCGGCAGACTTGTCTTTTTCGCGTGGCGGAACACAAACAGATACAGCATGACCCAGGCGACCAGATAAGCCACACCGGCAATATAGAATAGCTGATTGTACCCTTCCGACAACTGCCCGGCCAGTTTGTACTTGTCCAGTACCTTGCCAACCAGCAGTGGAAACATTGCTCCGCCGAGTGTACCGGCCATCGTGCCCAGCCCGACAACCCGGCTCAGCACCTGCTTGGGAAACTGATCGGCCGCGACGGTGAATATGTTAGCCGACCATGCCTGATGGGCTGCCACGGCCAGGGACAGAATAGCGATAACCGGCCACATACTCCCCATCTTACTAATGGCTATTACCGGCACGACGCAGACCGCAAACAGCAGCATGGCGTACTGCCGGGCACGAGTCGGGTTCCAGCCTCTCGCGATCAGCCGCGACGACAGCGCCCCACCGCTGACACTGCCAAACGTGGCTACCAGATAAATCAGGATGAGAGGAAGGCCCAGCTTCTTCAGATCGAGGTGGTATACGTCGGACAGATAAGACGGAAGCCAGAACAGGAAAAACCACCAGATGGGGTCGGTCAGCAGTTTACCCGCCATAAAGCCCCAGATCGCCCGGTTGCGGAAAATACTACCCCAACCTGTCGCGGAAGCGTCGGCAACCAGATCGGTAGCCGCAGCGTCGCCAGCCATCGCCGGTTCATCGGCAATGTGCGCCAGTTCGGCCGCGTTGACGCGTGGATGTTTCGTGGGCACGTCGTACATCAGCCACCACGCCACGATCCAGACAAAGCCGATAGCCCCGGTTGCGATGAAAGCGGCCTGCCAGCCTGCCGCCAGCGCAATAGCAGGTACGACCGCCGGAGCCACAACCGCCCCTACGTTGGCCCCGGAGTTAAAAATACCAACGGCCAATGCCCGTTCTTTTTTGGGAAACCATTCAGCCACCGTCTTGATTGACGCGGGAAAATTACCCGCTTCGCCAAGACCAAGCAACGCCCGCGCGACCATGAATCCCGCCGTACTGCCCGCCAGCGCGTGGGCCATAGCCGCCAGACTCCAGACCAGGATGGAGCCGATATAGCCAAGCTTCGTCCCGATCCGGTCAATGATATGCCCCACCAGCAACGTGCTAGTCCCGTAAGCCAACGTAAACGCTATGACGATATCCCCGTAGTCGGATTCCGTCCAGCCGAATTCCTTCGCCAGCAACGGTTTCAGCAGACTAATCACCTGCCGGTCGAGGTAGTTGACCGTGGTAGCCACAAACAGCAGTGCAACGATCGTCCAGCGATACTTACTCATGGGGTGAGTAGTCGTCGGGTTCAACGAAACGGGTGGAGACGACATATCGGCGGGGCGCATAAAAAAACGGGCGTTGGTTCGGAGTGTGTACTACCCAAACACAACGCCCGTCTGTAGCTACTGCTTTACTGGCGAAACTTATACGCTATATGTAACCCCCAAACCTACGCTTGGGCGACAAAACTGTAGCCTGGACGTCCACGTCCGGGTGGACGCGATAGCGGCCGAAAAGCTCCCGCCTTATGTAGTTGCCCTGACGGGCACCCGGACCTGGAGGTCCAGGCTACATCGACTCCAGACTACACGTTGCTCAGGTTACGCTTCCTGCGCCTGATGCAGAAACGGATAATCGGTGTAGCCCTTGGGACCGCTACCGTAGAAGGTGCTGGGGTCTGGCTCGTTGAGCGGAGCATTGGCCGCAAACCGCTCGACAAGGTCGGGGTTGGCGATGAACAGCTTACCAAATGCAACCAGATCGGCGTACCCGGCTTCGATAACTTCGTTGCCGCTCTCCTTCGTATACGCGCTGTTGGTCATCAGCGTACCGGAGTACATGGGCCGGAAGTGCTTCGCGATGTGTTTGATGGCAAACGGCACGTTATCGACTGGCGTAAACGGCTCCGACAGGTGGATATAAGCCAGCCCGTAATCGTTTAGTTTCTGCACAATGTATTCAAACGTTGGGCGGGTCTGCTCGTCGATTTCCATGCCGAACAGGCCGTGCGAATCGGGGTTCATCCGTACACCAACGCGCTCAAAATCGACTACGGCACCGATCGCGTCGAGCACTTCGAATAGAATCCGGGCGCGGTTTTCGATCGATCCGCCGTATTCGTCGGTACGCTGATTCGATGAACCGACGAAGAACTGATGCAGCAGATACCCGTTCGACGCGTGCACTTCCACACCGTCGAAACCGGCGGCAATGGCGTTGGCAGCGGCTTTCTGGTAATCCTGTACAGTTTGCTTAATGTCTTCGACCGTCAGGGCGCGGGGCGTTACGGTATCGACCGACCCGCTGCTGATTCTGATTTTTACGTTCGGGTTAATCGCCGACGGAGCCACCGGCAGATCGCCACCGTGAAACTCCGGGTGCGACAGCCGCCCTTCGTGCCAAAGCTGGCAATAGATATGGCCACCGGCTTCGTGCACAGCATCGGTCACTTTTTTCCAGGCGTCGACCTGCGCATCGGTGAAGATACCGGGGGTGTTATGTACGCCCACGCCCTGCGGGTTGACCTGCGTTCCTTCGCTGATAATCAGGCCCGCCGAACTCCGCTGCCGGTAGTATTCGGCATGTAATTCAGTGGGTACGTTCTCCGGATTGTCGGCGCGGGTGCGCGTCAGGGGGGCCATCACGACCCGGCTTGTCAGTGTAATCGGGCCTAGTTGATACGGCTCCAGTAAGGCTTGCTTTTCCATTGTTGTACGCATAGCTACCGCGTAGTACCTATCGTTATGTACGGTAGTATATGATGTAGTAACACGAACAGCCCCGGAATTGTCTCCATCCGGGTCTATGAATGCGCGTCTATTTCCATCACACATCGCTAACGGCCTGTCTCAAAGGTGATTGACGTGTAATAAAATCCACCTACCGCCGGGCCACCGATAAACGTGTAGTAGTACTGATTGAGCAGATTCGTTCCGCCCAGCTTAAACGAAAGGCCCGCTTTTGGCAGGCGGTAATTGACCTGCGCATCGACATTGTGAATAGCCGGTACCAGCCCCGTCGCCAGCGCCGACTGCCACAAAAACTCGCTTTGGTATTTGTAGCTGACCGTGGCCCCCACCCCGTTCCACAGGTTCGCGTTCGACAGACTGACGTTCGTGATCCATTTGGGCGTGTTGAAGGCTTCTTCCAGTCCATCGCTGTTCGAGGTACGGTCGAGCCGGGCCAGCGACGCGTTTCCCGCCACCGACCACGCCCCGCCGATGCTGTAGCGTAGACCCAGGCTGGCTCCGTAGTTATAAACCGTCGTCTGGGCGTTGGTCCAGAGCCGGTAGCGCCCCTGCGTCGTGCGGTTGTTGAGGTAGTACGGAATCGAGTCGGCGTTATTGCCCAGCGGCACGTAGGCTTCGACCTGCGCGATGAAGTTGCGGTAGATGGTGTAGTACGCGTCAGCATCGATATACAGCCGCTTTTTCAGCACCAGCCCCCGGTAACCCAGTTCGAAACTGTTGACCTGCTCCGGTTTTATATAGGTGTACGGGTTGGCTTTCAGCAGCCCTTTGTTTTTCTCGATGGCCTGCGCCGTAGTCAGCTTGTTGGTGTTGACGTCGGTATTGATTGCCGTCTGGAATGCATCGATCGACGAACGCAGGTACGACTTTTCGAAGATACCTTCCGACATAATCCGTAGCCCGCCAACGCGCTTCACTCCGCCCGAATTAACGTTGGAAAACGCTTCAAACAGCGACGGGAAGCGGTAGCCGTTCTGGTACGAGATCCGCACCGTCTGCTCGGGACTGATCGAGTACACGGCCGCTACGCGCGGATTAAGTCGGGGATCGAAATAGGTGTTTTTGTCGATCCGCAGCGACGCGACCAGCTTCAGCCGGTCCTCGACAAACGAACGGGTCGCCTGCACAAACGCGCCCATCTTACCGTAGATCAGGTTTTCGCCCGGATTGGTGGGATTGATGAAGTAATTGCCGTCGGGGTAAACGACGTACCGCCGGAAATCGAAACCGGCCAGCAGATCGATACCCGTCCGCTGCCGGAACTGCCGCAGGGCCACCTTTGTCGGCTCGTACTGCCCCTCGGCGTGGTACATCCACGATTTTACCTGCAAAGCCGCGCCCACGTCCCAGTTGTTGATCGACCGCAGCCGCTCAATTTCAGCGTCGAACGTAGCCGTGTGCGGTACCGGCCGACCCGCGTCGGCGAAGGTGCGGGCGTCGCGCAGGGCGTCGGGTACCGACCGGTCGGCGCGGGTGCTGGTGTTGAACTGGGTCGTGAAATCCGCAAACCATTTATCGTCGGTTTTGTACGCTTTCTCGATGTTCTCGGCCATCGACCGCAGGTTGTACGAGTTACCTGTATTTTCGCTGGTGCGGTACGCCCGAATCTGTACCGAAGGCGAACTTAGCGTCAGGCTGTGCTGATCGATTCGGTAGTTGCTGAGCCGGAAGCGGTTGGTGCGCTGATAGACGTTGTCGAGCGTTGCACCCTGATACGTGTAAGCAATTTCGGTGGTTGGCGTCAGGCGGTAGTGTACGGAGATGTCGCCCCGCAGGTTACGCAGCCGGTAGTCGGTCACGTCGGCTTCGTAATACCCCGTCCGGGCCACGCTGTAGCGTTTGCCGCCCAGCGTCAGCGTCCGCCGGTTGGCCGATTCGTTGCCGTACGAACTGACGGGATCCTGCGCCGGGTTGTCGGCCCCCAACAGGCCGAGCGACACGTTACCGTTGGGGTTCAGATCCATCGTATTGTTGGCAATCCAGTCGTAGCCACGCTGATACACCAGATTCACTTTGAACGCCAGCCGCTGTTTGATGACGTGGGCGTACCGCAGACTGGTTTCGGAATACACCTGCGCCGACTGCTGACTGTCGCCCACGTGGTTAATGCCCGTTTTCTGGCCAATACTCAGTCCCGGCGACTCAAACGGGTTACGGGTAATCAGGTTGGCCAGTCCATTCAGCGCGTTCATCCCGTACAGGGCTGACGCCACGCCCGGCACCACTTCCACCCGCTGAATATCGAGGTCTGACGGGGCCAACGCACTGGCAATGGGTGCACCGATGTGCGGTGCCTGATTGTCGCGCCCGTCGACGAGCTGCGTAAACCGAACGTTGGTCGTGTTCGCAAAACCCCGCGTGTTGTACACTTTAAACCCCAGACTCGACGTCAGAATCTGCACCCCTTTCAGGTTTTCAATCGCGTCGAAATACGACGGCTGGGCCGACTGTCGAATCTGCCGGGCGTTGAGCGTCTCGATACTAACGGCCGATTTCAGCACCTGCTCCGGCACCCGCGACGCCGACACGACAATCTCGGTAAGCTGCACGGAACGTAGCGAATCGGCTTTCGACTGCGGGATGGTATCAGCCGGAACAACGAGAGTGGGTAACAGACTGGATGCGTACAGGAAAAGGTGAGTCATCGGCTAGCGTTATTTCCCGACAAAAATAACGAACCGTTATTTCCGAAAAAATAGAACGCTAGTTAACGGGATTGCCCTCACCCCAACCCCTCTCCCAAAACGGGAGAGGGGCTAACTCCATTTACTCACCGGCTAACCGTACGGAACGGAGGAGATGTTGATTCTAAATGTTTGTCGTTAAGTAACCTGATTACTTGGTTGTCAAGGCATCCTTGCCACGAATACATGTCAGATCACTGCTAAAAAAGCCCCTCTCCCGTTTGGGAGAGGGGTTGGGGTGAGGGTGTTAAGGCAACCGACCCATCTCCTGCGCTATAAACTCCTCAAAACGGGTCTGTAACCCCTGGAAATACGTGATGTACTTTATGCCTTCTTCCGTTACGACAGCCCCTCCGCCTTTTTCGCCACCGGTCTGCGTGCTGATGAGGGGTGAATCAGCCTGCGCGTTCATCGACTGCACCAGTTCCCACGCCCGCTTGTACGACATATTCATCGCTTTGGCCGCCTGATTGATCGAGCCGGTTTGCTGGATATGGGTCAGTAATTCGAGTCGACCAATGCCGAAGAAGCGGTCCTGACTTTCCAGCCAGATACGTCCTTTGATCTGTATTTGCATGTCCGTGGCAGTTAAGCGATGCCGCGTAAAGTTAACCGGTTACACGGCACCGCTCGAATAAGGGCTGAAATGGGCGCAAATGGGTATCCCACTAAATAAGCAAAGTACATTATCGACCGGGTACGCCTAACATTTGCCTATATTTGTCCTGTTTTACGCTTTGTAAGTCAAGTACCCTACGTGCGTTGTGGCTCGCTGCCCAACCGGCGTACAGGTGGACTGGCAAACGGCCCACCCACTCATTGAATCACACAAATACGCTGCATGAGCCTCCTGCTGTCAATTGTAATGCCAGCTTACAACGAAGAAGAAGTTATTGAAGTCGTTGTCAAGCAATGGACAGATTTGTTAGCCCGCCAGTTTCCCACCGACGATACGCGCCTGATCGTTGTCAACGATGGTTCCCGCGATAAAACCGGGGCTATCCTCGACGAAATAAAACCCCGCTATCCTAAACTGATGGTTGTTCATCAGCCAAATGGTGGCCACGGCAACGCCGTTGTTAATGGGTATCGGCAGGCGGTAGTCCTCGATTCGGAATACGTTTTCCAGACCGACAGCGACGATCAGTTCATCACCGATGACTTTACAAAGCTCTGGGCCGTACGCGACAAGTCGCCGTTTATTCTGGGCTACCGCGAGGAACGCTACGATGCGTTTGCCCGGCTGGTTATCACCCGAATTCTGCGCCTGAGCATTGCCGCCATTTACGGAACGTATATTATGGATAGTAATATCCCGTTTCGACTTATCCGGGGTAGTTTCCTGAAAAAACTCCTCGCGCAACTGCCGACGCCAACGCCTTTCGCGCCCAACATTTTCCTGGCCGTAATGGCGAAGAAAGCCGGTTTCAACACGTTCGACATTCCCATTACCCACAAGGAGCGCCTGACAGGTACTGTGTCGATTCTGAAATGGAAGCTGCTCAAAGTATGTATTCAAAGCTTTCGGGAACTGGCCCGGTTTCGGCTGGACCTGAGCAGTAAAGTGAAAGCTCTGCGCAAACCCGAAGCTGTTGCCGCCTAAACCCCCGGCTTTTACAGCCGGTTTATTTACTAATCCAGACAAGACAATCAACGTTTGCATTCATGAAGTACAAGTATGTTATCATAGGCTCCGGCCCAACGGGACTGGGTGCAGCGCACCGGCTTAAGGAACTCGGCATCACAGACTTTATCGTGCTGGAGAAAGAGGACCGCATCGGTGGCCTGTCGAAGAGTTTCGTTGATGAAAAAGGGTTTACCTGGGACGTAGGCGGCCACGTTCAGTTTTCCCACTACAAGTACTTTGATGATCTGATGGTAGCGGCCCTCGGTGAGGATGGCTGGCTCAGCCATCAGCGCGAATCGTGGGTATGGATCGAGAATCGGTTTGTGCCCTATCCGTTCCAGAACAACATCAAATACCTGTCTCCCGAGACAATGTGGAAGTGCCTCG is part of the Spirosoma rhododendri genome and encodes:
- the uxuA gene encoding mannonate dehydratase, which gives rise to MQHTMRWFGPADPVPLMTLRQAGCTGVVTALHQIPVGDEWSVEAIQERIALIETDNDRYCPLHWSVVESLPVHEAIKKALPERDQYIATYRASLRNLAQCGIKTVCYNFMPVLDWSRTNLSFEMPDGSRGLRFVWEDFAVFDLFILRRPGAVADYDPAVVEAARQQHATMSDEAITALANTVLLGLPGSGEAFSFDSFQARLDEYKAIGDTQLRENLYYFIREVAPLAQELGVRLCIHPDDPPMPLLGLPRVVSTEADIAQLFAACDVSANGLTFCTGSLGVRADNDLPGMAERFGSRIHFIHLRSTKREPVDLPGALTFHEADHLTGDVDMYAVVRALVLEEQRREQAGESVTAIPMRPDHGHQMMDDLTKTTYPGYSAIGRLRGLAELRGIELGIRRSL
- a CDS encoding MFS transporter produces the protein MRPADMSSPPVSLNPTTTHPMSKYRWTIVALLFVATTVNYLDRQVISLLKPLLAKEFGWTESDYGDIVIAFTLAYGTSTLLVGHIIDRIGTKLGYIGSILVWSLAAMAHALAGSTAGFMVARALLGLGEAGNFPASIKTVAEWFPKKERALAVGIFNSGANVGAVVAPAVVPAIALAAGWQAAFIATGAIGFVWIVAWWLMYDVPTKHPRVNAAELAHIADEPAMAGDAAATDLVADASATGWGSIFRNRAIWGFMAGKLLTDPIWWFFLFWLPSYLSDVYHLDLKKLGLPLILIYLVATFGSVSGGALSSRLIARGWNPTRARQYAMLLFAVCVVPVIAISKMGSMWPVIAILSLAVAAHQAWSANIFTVAADQFPKQVLSRVVGLGTMAGTLGGAMFPLLVGKVLDKYKLAGQLSEGYNQLFYIAGVAYLVAWVMLYLFVFRHAKKTSLPS
- a CDS encoding alkene reductase, which encodes MEKQALLEPYQLGPITLTSRVVMAPLTRTRADNPENVPTELHAEYYRQRSSAGLIISEGTQVNPQGVGVHNTPGIFTDAQVDAWKKVTDAVHEAGGHIYCQLWHEGRLSHPEFHGGDLPVAPSAINPNVKIRISSGSVDTVTPRALTVEDIKQTVQDYQKAAANAIAAGFDGVEVHASNGYLLHQFFVGSSNQRTDEYGGSIENRARILFEVLDAIGAVVDFERVGVRMNPDSHGLFGMEIDEQTRPTFEYIVQKLNDYGLAYIHLSEPFTPVDNVPFAIKHIAKHFRPMYSGTLMTNSAYTKESGNEVIEAGYADLVAFGKLFIANPDLVERFAANAPLNEPDPSTFYGSGPKGYTDYPFLHQAQEA
- a CDS encoding TonB-dependent receptor → MTHLFLYASSLLPTLVVPADTIPQSKADSLRSVQLTEIVVSASRVPEQVLKSAVSIETLNARQIRQSAQPSYFDAIENLKGVQILTSSLGFKVYNTRGFANTTNVRFTQLVDGRDNQAPHIGAPIASALAPSDLDIQRVEVVPGVASALYGMNALNGLANLITRNPFESPGLSIGQKTGINHVGDSQQSAQVYSETSLRYAHVIKQRLAFKVNLVYQRGYDWIANNTMDLNPNGNVSLGLLGADNPAQDPVSSYGNESANRRTLTLGGKRYSVARTGYYEADVTDYRLRNLRGDISVHYRLTPTTEIAYTYQGATLDNVYQRTNRFRLSNYRIDQHSLTLSSPSVQIRAYRTSENTGNSYNLRSMAENIEKAYKTDDKWFADFTTQFNTSTRADRSVPDALRDARTFADAGRPVPHTATFDAEIERLRSINNWDVGAALQVKSWMYHAEGQYEPTKVALRQFRQRTGIDLLAGFDFRRYVVYPDGNYFINPTNPGENLIYGKMGAFVQATRSFVEDRLKLVASLRIDKNTYFDPRLNPRVAAVYSISPEQTVRISYQNGYRFPSLFEAFSNVNSGGVKRVGGLRIMSEGIFEKSYLRSSIDAFQTAINTDVNTNKLTTAQAIEKNKGLLKANPYTYIKPEQVNSFELGYRGLVLKKRLYIDADAYYTIYRNFIAQVEAYVPLGNNADSIPYYLNNRTTQGRYRLWTNAQTTVYNYGASLGLRYSIGGAWSVAGNASLARLDRTSNSDGLEEAFNTPKWITNVSLSNANLWNGVGATVSYKYQSEFLWQSALATGLVPAIHNVDAQVNYRLPKAGLSFKLGGTNLLNQYYYTFIGGPAVGGFYYTSITFETGR
- a CDS encoding winged helix-turn-helix domain-containing protein yields the protein MQIQIKGRIWLESQDRFFGIGRLELLTHIQQTGSINQAAKAMNMSYKRAWELVQSMNAQADSPLISTQTGGEKGGGAVVTEEGIKYITYFQGLQTRFEEFIAQEMGRLP
- a CDS encoding glycosyltransferase family 2 protein, which encodes MSLLLSIVMPAYNEEEVIEVVVKQWTDLLARQFPTDDTRLIVVNDGSRDKTGAILDEIKPRYPKLMVVHQPNGGHGNAVVNGYRQAVVLDSEYVFQTDSDDQFITDDFTKLWAVRDKSPFILGYREERYDAFARLVITRILRLSIAAIYGTYIMDSNIPFRLIRGSFLKKLLAQLPTPTPFAPNIFLAVMAKKAGFNTFDIPITHKERLTGTVSILKWKLLKVCIQSFRELARFRLDLSSKVKALRKPEAVAA